A stretch of the Lactuca sativa cultivar Salinas chromosome 9, Lsat_Salinas_v11, whole genome shotgun sequence genome encodes the following:
- the LOC111916863 gene encoding ABC transporter G family member 10: MELPVKSPVVAGNGRKTSYKIETKNLAYKSSNLYDESKWGSLQNYFKKPPKFILNDVTCEAHPGVLTAIAGPSGAGKTTLLDILAGNIPSGQVSGQILINNLPIDTKRFRRLAGYVTQDDALFPSLTVEETLMYSAFLRLRCGRKEAVDRVKILINELGLDRVSSSRIGEGSNHGISGGERRRVSIGVELVHDPSVILIDEPTSGLDSNSAFGVVSLLKSMAISRDKTIVLTIHQPGFRILELLDRLILLSNGFVLHNGSLKSLEHRLKVSGHFIPPRVNVLEFAIDVATTLIIDTPKTPIERVKNHEKPEKDGEFPYPNSHLEEITILSERFFKNIFRTKQLFLTRIIQAVLSGLILGTIFVNMSTNKGKLALQARLGFFAFSLTFLLSSSTEGLPIFLQERRILMRETSRGAYRVSSYVISNTLIFLPFLLMIGILYTIPVYWLVGLRTEINSFFYFALIVWMVILTSNSFTACFSALVPNFIMGTSVISGLMGCFFLFSGYFIAKDSIPKYWIFMHYMSLFKYPFECFMINEYGGEEGMSMCVEMDGGKCRMYGNGFLEQQHIKESQKWSNLGVMLGFIIGYRLMCFVILWFRCHKTRN; encoded by the coding sequence ATGGAGCTGCCGGTAAAGTCACCGGTGGTGGCTGGAAATGGCCGGAAAACTTCATACAAGATAGAAACCAAGAATCTTGCATACAAAAGTTCCAATCTTTATGACGAATCCAAGTGGGGTTCTCTTCAAAACTACTTCAAGAAACCTCCAAAGTTTATCTTGAATGATGTGACATGTGAAGCTCATCCAGGCGTCCTCACCGCCATCGCCGGACCCAGTGGGGCCGGAAAGACAACTCTGTTAGATATTCTCGCCGGAAATATCCCCTCCGGCCAGGTTTCCGGCCAAATTTTGATCAATAACCTTCCTATTGATACAAAACGGTTCCGAAGACTGGCTGGATATGTCACTCAAGACGATGCTTTATTCCCATCTTTAACAGTTGAAGAAACGCTCATGTATAGTGCTTTTTTAAGGCTAAGGTGTGGTAGAAAAGAAGCGGTTGATCGAGTCAAGATTTTGATAAACGAACTCGGTTTGGATCGTGTATCGAGTTCAAGAATCGGTGAGGGGTCGAACCATGGGATCTCTGGTGGTGAAAGGAGGCGTGTTTCAATCGGGGTTGAGTTAGTTCATGATCCTTCGGTTATTCTTATCGATGAACCAACTTCGGGTCTCGATTCTAATTCAGCTTTTGGTGTTGTTTCTCTTCTTAAATCAATGGCGATTAGTAGAGATAAAACAATCGTGTTAACGATCCACCAACCCGGATTCAGAATCTTGGAGCTTCTTGATCGACTCATTTTGCTCTCGAATGGATTCGTTCTTCATAACGGATCGTTAAAGTCGCTAGAACATAGACTCAAAGTCTCCGGTCATTTCATCCCACCTCGTGTCAATGTTCTTGAATTCGCCATTGATGTCGCCACCACCTTGATCATCGACACACCAAAAACACCGATAGAACGAGTCAAGAACCACGAAAAACCTGAAAAAGATGGCGAATTTCCATACCCGAATtctcatttagaagaaataacGATTCTTAGTGAAAGATTCTTCAAGAACATATTCAGAACCAAACAGTTATTCCTCACAAGAATCATTCAAGCTGTTCTTTCTGGCTTGATCCTCGGAACCATCTTCGTAAATATGTCAACGAATAAAGGGAAACTCGCGTTACAagctcgattagggttcttcGCATTCAGTCTTACATTCCTCCTTTCTTCATCGACAGAAGGATTACCGATTTTCTTACAAGAACGACGAATCTTGATGAGGGAAACATCAAGAGGAGCATATAGAGTTTCATCGTATGTAATCTCAAACACTCTCATCTTCCTTCCGTTTCTTCTAATGATCGGTATTCTTTACACAATCCCAGTCTACTGGCTAGTCGGATTACGCACTGAAATCAACAGTTTCTTCTACTTTGCATTGATCGTATGGATGGTGATCTTGACGTCGAATTCGTTCACAGCTTGTTTCAGTGCACTGGTGCCGAATTTCATCATGGGTACGTCTGTGATTTCTGGATTGATGGGATGTTTCTTTCTGTTTTCTGGGTACTTCATAGCGAAAGATAGCATCCCAAAATACTGGATTTTTATGCATTATATGAGTTTATTCAAGTACCCATTTGAATGTTTTATGATAAACGAGTATGGAGGTGAAGAAGGGATGAGTATGTGTGTGGAAATGGATGGGGGGAAGTGTAGAATGTATGGAAATGGGTTCTTGGAGCAGCAGCACATAAAGGAGAGTCAAAAATGGAGTAATTTGGGAGTGATGTTAGGGTTTATAATTGGATATAGATTGATGTGTTTTGTAATTTTGTGGTTTAGATGTCACAAAACAAGGAAttga
- the LOC111916917 gene encoding protein DJ-1 homolog B, which produces MEAVMIIDVLRRVKTEVVVASVGDNLEIVASCKVKLVADMLLDEATKLSYDLIVLPGGLGGAQAFANSETLVNLLKN; this is translated from the exons ATGGAAGCTGTTATGATCATTGATGTTCTTCGAAGGGTAAAAACGGAAGTTGTGGTGGCATCAGTTGGTGATAATCTTGAAATTGTGGCTTCATGTAAAGTAAAACTGGTTGCAGACATGCTTCTTGATGAAGCTACTAAACTTTCATATGACCTAATTGTGTTGCCa GGTGGACTTGGTGGGGCCCAAGCATTTGCAAACAGTGAAACACTTGTAAATTTGCTAAAGAATTAG
- the LOC111916916 gene encoding uncharacterized protein LOC111916916, with translation MLKKKRYRNSDMLSSKLSQITKRCNKFNGIYNRLEAQQQSGTNDFDLLKSAKEQYWVEIGHEFEFEKSWELLRADPKWNKTPTLSEVQSERSRNLSSIDVSDAQTHIDLNADTDDIPDDIEEISPPRRSLVRDKARHATRHAKEVEAKAKDAAEMRAKFDEHNLLIKEKKDLKRRHLEFLERQAREKYEHKERELTTHTLSILRTSKEGLA, from the coding sequence ATGTTGAAGAAAAAACGGTATCGCAATAGTGACATGTTAAGTAGCAAATTGAGTCAAATAACAAAGCGGTGCAACAAATTCAACGGTATTTACAATCGACTCGAGGCGCAACAGCAAAGTGGAACCAACGACTTCGATTTGTTAAAATCTGCAAAAGAACAATATTGGGTCGAAATAGGACATGAATTCGAGTTTGAGAAATCATGGGAGTTGTTGAGAGCGGATCCAAAGTGGAATAAAACTCCTACATTGTCGGAGGTTCAATCTGAAAGGTCACGCAATTTGAGCTCGATCGACGTGTCGGACGCACAGACTCACATCGACCTAAATGCCGACACCGATGACATCCCAGATGATATCGAGGAGATATCCCCACCACGACGATCGCTCGTACGCGACAAAGCGAGGCATGCTACAAGGCATGCGAAGGAAGTCGAGGCAAAAGCAAAAGATGCGGCGGAAATGAGAGCGAAATTCGATGAgcacaatttattaataaaagaaaaaaaagacttGAAACGTCGTCACTTGGAGTTCCTAGAAAGGCAAGCACGGGAGAAATATGAGCATAAAGAGAGAGAACTAACGACACATACGTTGTCAATTCTTCGGACTAGTAAGGAGGGTTTGGCCTGA
- the LOC111916878 gene encoding protein DJ-1 homolog B, translated as MALRHLTPLSPFTTLTRRLPSFPTLSSTTSRRYNRFSFSVMASASRKVLVPIANGTEPMEAVITIDVLRRAGADVTVASVEKQLRVDACHGVKIVADALISDCVDTVFDLISLPGGMPGASTLKDNNTLENIVKKQASEGRLYAAICASPAVALGSWGLLKGLKATCYPAFMEQLSSSATTVDSRVQQDGKVITSRGPGTTMEYSVTLVEQLFGKEKANEVSGPLLMNPKQTDQFIVTELNKLQWTCASTPKILVPIADGSEEMEAVMIIDVLRRAKAEVVVASVGDNLEIVASRKVKLVADMLLDEAAKLSYDLIVLPGGLGGAQAFAKSETLVNLLKKQRELEKYYGAICASPALVLEPHGLLEGKKATAFPAMCEKLTDKSEVESRVVVDGKVVTSRGPGTSLEFSLAIVEKLLGREKALEIGKAMLVV; from the exons ATGGCCCTACGCCACCTCACTCCTCTCTCTCCTTTCACAACTCTCACTCGCCGTCTTCCGTCGTTCCCCACCCTTTCCTCCACCACCTCACGCCGCTACAACCGATTTTCATTTTCAGTAATGGCGTCCGCCTCGCGAAAG GTGCTTGTTCCAATTGCTAACGGAACGGAGCCGATGGAGGCTGTGATTACCATCGATGTGCTCCGTAGAGCTGGCGCCGACGTTACCGTCGCTTCCGTTGAAAAGCAGCTCCGCGTCGATGCTTGCCACGGTGTTAAAATCGTCGCTGATGCTCTGATTTCTGACTGTGTTGACACCGTATTCGATCTTATTTCACTGCCT GGAGGAATGCCAGGTGCATCCACTCTAAAAGACAACAACACACTGGAGAACATTGTGAAAAAACAAGCTTCAGAAGGTCGACTCTATGCTGCAATATGTGCATCTCCTGCTGTTGCACTTGGTTCATGGGGCCTACTCAAGGGCTTAAAA GCAACTTGCTATCCAGCTTTCATGGAGCAACTATCATCATCTGCAACCACAGTCGATTCACGAGTCCAACAAGATGGAAAAGTCATCACTAGCAGAGGTCCAGGAACCACCATGGAATACTCTGTAACACTTGTAGAACAACTTTTTGGAAAAGAGAAAGCCAATGAAGTTTCTGGACCACTG TTAATGAATCCGAAGCAAACTGATCAATTCATTGTGACTGAATTGAATAAGCTACAATGGACATGTGCCTCTACACCTAAA attttggtACCAATTGCGGATGGTTCAGAGGAGATGGAAGCTGTTATGATCATTGATGTTCTTCGAAGGGCAAAAGCGGAAGTTGTGGTTGCATCAGTTGGTGATAATCTTGAAATTGTGGCTTCACGTAAAGTGAAATTGGTTGCTGACATGCTTCTTGATGAAGCTGCTAAGCTTTCATATGACCTAATTGTGTTGCCa GGTGGACTTGGTGGGGCCCAAGCATTTGCAAAAAGCGAAACACTTGTAAATTTGCTAAAGAAGCAGAGGGAGTTGGAAAAATACTATGGAGCAATTTGTGCTTCCCCAGCTCTTGTCCTTGAGCCCCATGGATTACTCGAG GGAAAGAAGGCAACGGCTTTCCCGGCAATGTGTGAGAAACTGACGGACAAAAGTGAAGTGGAAAGCAGAGTGGTGGTTGATGGTAAAGTTGTAACGAGCAGAGGGCCAGGGACATCTTTGGAATTTTCATTGGCGATTGTGGAGAAATTATTGGGTCGTGAGAAAGCTTTGGAGATTGGTAAGGCAATGTTGGTTGTGTAA